The Terriglobales bacterium genome includes a window with the following:
- a CDS encoding glycosyltransferase yields MVRIIGRLNVGGAARQACLLHSRLAGPFQTRLIAGSLAEGEEDMSYLLASEGGVVRVPQMSRKISPWSDCVAFWKIFRLLRRERPDIVHTHTAKAGALGRLAAWLAGVPFIVHTYHGNVFYGYFGRFKSRIFLGIERLLGRISTQVIAISDSQRQELWAKYRVVPQEKVALLPNGFELAQFSRGDRAQARRRFGLPAEGLVVGWAGRMVPVKDVQLLAQVIRRAAEHGSNGTKIFFLVVGDGTERRELESLIRGCGNARLAGWQQDMAPVWRASDLALLTSRNEGTPTTLIEAMAAGLPFVATCVGGVPDLSATPLCDLPDGLGQEAANGFLTSRDPFALLYCIRRIAEDPEGAVRKGMVGRTLALERFSASRLIHDMTLLYQDLLSRKRRVPSAAARPSGATAPQA; encoded by the coding sequence GTGGTCCGCATCATCGGCCGGCTGAACGTGGGAGGAGCGGCGCGCCAGGCGTGTCTGCTGCACTCCCGGCTTGCCGGCCCCTTCCAGACCCGCCTCATCGCGGGCAGCCTGGCCGAGGGCGAGGAGGACATGAGTTACCTGCTGGCCTCGGAGGGCGGGGTAGTGCGCGTGCCTCAGATGTCGCGCAAGATCTCTCCCTGGTCGGACTGCGTGGCTTTTTGGAAGATCTTCCGCCTGCTCCGCCGCGAGCGTCCGGACATCGTGCACACGCATACCGCCAAGGCCGGCGCCTTGGGCCGTTTGGCAGCCTGGCTGGCCGGTGTCCCCTTCATCGTGCACACCTACCACGGCAACGTCTTCTACGGGTACTTTGGTCGCTTCAAGAGCAGGATCTTCCTCGGCATCGAGCGCCTGCTGGGACGGATCTCCACGCAGGTAATCGCCATCTCCGACTCGCAGCGGCAGGAACTCTGGGCCAAGTACCGCGTGGTGCCGCAGGAGAAGGTCGCGCTGTTGCCCAACGGATTCGAGTTGGCGCAGTTCTCCCGGGGCGATCGCGCCCAGGCGCGCCGCCGGTTCGGGCTGCCAGCGGAGGGCCTGGTCGTCGGCTGGGCCGGCAGGATGGTCCCGGTCAAGGACGTGCAATTGCTGGCGCAGGTCATTCGCCGAGCAGCGGAACACGGCAGCAACGGAACGAAGATCTTCTTTCTCGTGGTGGGCGACGGAACGGAACGGCGGGAACTGGAGTCTCTGATCCGAGGATGCGGCAACGCCCGCCTGGCGGGATGGCAACAGGACATGGCGCCGGTGTGGAGGGCGTCGGACCTGGCCCTGCTGACCTCCCGCAACGAGGGAACGCCGACCACGCTCATCGAAGCCATGGCGGCGGGCCTGCCCTTCGTCGCCACCTGTGTGGGCGGCGTGCCGGACCTCTCGGCGACTCCCCTTTGCGACCTGCCGGACGGCCTGGGACAGGAGGCAGCCAACGGTTTTCTGACCTCCCGAGACCCCTTCGCCCTGCTCTACTGCATCCGGCGGATCGCCGAGGACCCCGAGGGCGCTGTCCGCAAGGGCATGGTGGGACGCACCCTGGCCCTGGAGCGTTTCTCGGCCTCCCGCCTGATTCACGACATGACTCTTCTCTACCAGGACCTGCTGAGCCGCAAGCGCAGGGTCCCCTCTGCCGCCGCTAGGCCCTCGGGAGCTACCGCTCCCCAGGCCTGA
- the rfbC gene encoding dTDP-4-dehydrorhamnose 3,5-epimerase: MPFEIESVHLNEIVVVAAQVYEDARGFFMETFRADRFRELGLPDEFPQDNHSCSKRGVLRGLHFQWDPPMGKLMRVTRGAAFVVAVDIRKGSPTLGQWHGLEISAANRKQVWAPSGFARGFCALTDACEVQYKCTGIYNPKGESVIYLADPQIGIRWPIEVKAAAMSERDRTAPTLAQWLASPFSDRVTYQPRI, translated from the coding sequence ATGCCCTTCGAGATCGAGTCAGTCCACCTCAACGAGATCGTGGTCGTGGCCGCGCAGGTGTATGAGGATGCCCGCGGCTTCTTTATGGAGACCTTCCGCGCCGACCGCTTCCGCGAACTGGGCCTGCCCGACGAGTTCCCCCAGGACAATCACTCGTGCTCGAAACGGGGAGTACTGCGAGGACTGCACTTTCAATGGGACCCACCCATGGGCAAACTGATGCGCGTGACCCGCGGTGCGGCCTTCGTGGTGGCGGTGGATATCCGTAAGGGCTCGCCCACCCTGGGGCAGTGGCACGGGCTGGAGATCTCCGCAGCGAACCGGAAGCAGGTCTGGGCGCCCTCCGGCTTCGCACGCGGTTTCTGTGCGCTGACGGACGCCTGCGAGGTGCAGTACAAGTGCACAGGAATTTACAACCCGAAAGGCGAAAGTGTAATCTACCTTGCCGACCCGCAGATCGGCATTCGCTGGCCGATCGAAGTGAAGGCCGCGGCCATGTCGGAGCGGGACCGCACTGCGCCGACGCTGGCGCAATGGCTCGCCTCGCCCTTCTCCGATCGAGTCACGTACCAGCCGAGGATATGA